One Pseudobutyrivibrio xylanivorans genomic window, AAGATTTAACGCTCTACAAAACTGAACATACTGTTCATCAGTTATTTCAGCAACATATTCTCCCGCACTGTTTTTCTCAATATTAACTACAAAGCCAAAATTTAACATATGCACTCCCACTAGAAGTTCATAATGCACATTGCAAATACAAAAAACACAATCAATCTTCTGTTTAGCGTAATTAAATGAAAAGTGTTCTTTTTCTACTTTATTCTTCTCCATGTCAGGTACTAAGTATTTTAAATTTGGAAATTTTAGTTTACTCAAGTAGTCTTCCCTCCCTTTTACATATATAATAGTTATCTAATTACACAAAAAGCCAACCAGCATATGCTGATCAGCTTTTTCACTACTTCATACTAGCTTCTTTGTAGTACTCCAAAACATTTATAAACGGAATAACTATTTTTCCACTGTTTAATACATTTCCTGATATAGCTTCAATCTTACCCCTTGCTATACTTACAAGCGCAGCTGCACCGTTAACCATGACCAGTTGTTCAAATTGTTCTTCATCTATATCTCCTGATGGTACAAACGCACCCTCAAGTGCTATTTCCATATGACATTTTTGTTCTTCTGAGTTGATTAAATCAATTTTAAACTCTATCTCAATTTGCCCCATTAGACCGTCTTCATCTTTTTCAAATCGAGGTTTATTAATACAAAAATCAATTCTCTTTTCTTTAGCATCTGCAAAGTTAACCAAAGAATTCTTTATCACAAGCTTATTTATATTATTCCCTAACAGTTCAATCCCTGCTGTAATCTCATTTAAATTCATTATGCAATCCCCTCTGTAAGTACCATATCCTTAGGTACTCTGAATCTCATAATATTATTTAGGTTCTCTGCTTCCCATTTATCAACAGTATATTCTGCCTTCGTGTTTTCTGAATATATGTCAACATTACACTCTAAACCCAATTTCGCACAAATTTCATTCAACGACTTAATAGTAAAATTATAATCGCGGCTCTCCCATTTAGAAACCATTCCCTGGGTAACCCCCATAAAATCTGCAAATTCCTTTTGTGTCATTCCTCTGTCTAATCGAGCCAACTCTATCTTCGCTGATATTCTAGCCAATTCAACAATTATTTTTACTTCCTGCTCTTCAAATCCATCTGTAACCCATGTAGTCTTCTTAGCATTAGCAATCTTATCTTTTAAACTCATAGCTTCCTCCATTTAACCCCTGTCATTATTCCTCTAGCTCATCCAATCTCTTATTTGATAGATTAATTCCTCTTCTATAGTCAGAATCATTTTTCTCAAGAAACGCGTGAAGTAAGATAATATCCCCATCCACAATAGTATAAAGAACTCTAACATTCTTCTTAGTTTTAGGGTGCCTGATAGAATACAAATACTTCTCACCCGTTAGTTTCTCATACTGTGGAAGTCTAATAGCACCTTCCAACTCAACACTTAATACCGACAGGTCCTCCATCAATTTTTTCTGATATCTCTTCCATGGCGGTTTATTTTTCCATGCCTCATTGACAGCGTTAGAGAATTCTTTCTCTAGCATAGGAACAGCAAAAATATTGTCCTCAGCATCCTCTTTTGATAGCAGATTAATTCTTCCGTAATCTTGTTATCAATCTATTTGTATCTACTACATAAATACAAACAGCAAAACGCTATAAACGCACTCAGTAGAGTTCCTATTAAATATTTCTCAGCAAATTCTTGTTCTTCAAGCTGTTTAAAGCGCGCCAAACTCTTAGCTGTTAGTACAAATCCAATTGCCCCATACTGACCTAATAAACCAAGCACCAAAATTATTTCTCTTTCAAGTACACCAATCCAGTATCCTACTCTTATATTTTCTTTGGGCTCATTATTTTTGTTTTTCTGCACTTTATTCTTATCTTCTTTTTTACTACTCTCTTTCCAATTAGTTTTTGATAAAAATATAGATTCAAAGATTATAGACACGAAAACCTGCTAAGAAAAGTCAAGCGTAAATTGCTTTTCCCAGCAGGTTTTCTTTTTGCCCTATTCTTATTATTTTTGTGCACACTAAAAAGGCTGACTTTCATCAGCCAATAATAAGCTGTATTTTCTACTTTTTATGCTTTGTAAACTTCGCTTACACGAGCGTAGTAAATTCGCAGAA contains:
- a CDS encoding helix-turn-helix transcriptional regulator, which codes for MSLKDKIANAKKTTWVTDGFEEQEVKIIVELARISAKIELARLDRGMTQKEFADFMGVTQGMVSKWESRDYNFTIKSLNEICAKLGLECNVDIYSENTKAEYTVDKWEAENLNNIMRFRVPKDMVLTEGIA